Within the Methanomassiliicoccales archaeon genome, the region CGAAGGGAACCGCGGTCTGGAGTCGTTCTCCCGGTCGCGCATGAACTTCGTCGAATCCAACCCCTTCGTTCCGAACCAGACCATCCTCAATCCGATCAAGGATTGGAGGGCGGCGGACGTCTGGGGGTACATATGGCTGAGAGGCCTTGACTTCAACCCGCTCTATGAGCAGGACTTCGAACGCATCGGCTGCTATCTGTGCGCTTCATGCCTGGAGAGCGAATGGAAGAGGACCTCTGAGCTCCATCCGAAACTGCACAGCGACTGGCAGGCCTATCTGGACAAATGGTCCAGGCGGGTCGGGGTGGGACCGGACTTCGTCAGGTACGGGCTCTGGCGTTGGAAGGTGCTGCCGCCAAAGATGAGGCAGCTGGCCGACGAGGTCAATCTGAAGGTGCCACAGGCCCGCTCCGACCGGCTGGAGCTCAAGATGACCAAGGGAGTGAGCCCATGCGTCACCGGAGGATACTCGATCGAGGGGGTGCTCATCCTCCCCAAGAAGCGTGACTTCTCCCGGGTCGGGGAAACGTTGAAAACGGTAGGGAAGGTGAAGTTGTCGGAGGAGTTCGAGATCGCCCTGGTAAAGAACCGGGAAGGTACGGTGAAGGTCTTCGGCGGCGGGCAGGTGCTCGCCACCGCGGCGAACGAGAGCGCTGCGCAGAAGCTCTTCGAGTCAGGGGTGAAGGCGATCCTCAAGGCCCAGATGTGCACCAGATGTAACATCTGCGTGAAGAACTGCCCGCAGCGAGCCATCAGGATCGAGGATTCTCCGATCATCATAGAGGAGCGGTGCAACCAGTGCGGCAGGTGCACGGATGCCTGCGTGGTGGCACACTATTACGACAAGCTAGTGGCGGGAAAGGATAGGGTCTGATGATCCGAGACCTCCCGGACATGCTATTATATCGTTGAGCGTCTTCCCCGGAGCGTAAATGAATTACGACATGTTCATCGCCGGCGCCATTGGCTTTGCGCCAGCCATATTGCTGATGTTCTACACGTTGAAGAACTACACCTATCCCGCCGTGGAAAGGCCATTCTTCGATGACCGCAAGGTCTTCTTCATGTTCGCGGTGGGCATCATGATCGGAGTGGTCCTGGCGAGCATCAATTACCTATTCGTGACCGGTGACGCCTATTCCCTGATCATCTTCGGCATCCTGTTCGCGCTCCTGGAGGAGATGGCCAAGTTTGTCATCTTGAACCTGAGGCGCTTCCTGCAGAAACTGGACACCACGTTCTACGGGGTCACGTTGGGCCTGGGCATCGGCAGCACCACCGGTTTCGGGGCCGCCTTCTTCGCTCTGACCGCGCTCAACGGACAGGGCGGTCCGTTGGACTATGTGTTCCTGGTCCTTCTCGCGATCCAGCTGGTCCTCTTGCATGGGGCGACGGCCACCACCATCGCCATCGGGTCGGCCCGCGGCAACCCCTGGCCATTCCTGATGCAGGCGATAATGGTGCATGTGGCGGTCAACCTGCTGATGGTCCCCTACTATTTGGCCGAGAAACCGCTCGGTTTCATCAGCTTCGCCATTGCGCTGGGTTTCCTAGCAATGTACTATCGGCATGTCTCCAAGACCATGATCCCGGACGTGGTCTCTGAGGCCTTATCAAGAATGAGGCACGCCTCAAAACGTTAATATCGGCAGGGTTCATTGAACTCGCTGTGGAGCAAACAGGGCCCAATCCGAACCAGCAGACGTATGCCCAACAGTACGATCAGACCTATGGACCTCCACCGCCGCCGCAACCGGGACCCAGTCAATTGCCTCCTCCAAGGAGGAGGAACCGCGGGGCACTTAAGGCAGGTGTGGTCCTGGTCATCGTGATCGTCATAGCGGTCATTTTGATCATGCCCTCCACTCAGGATTTCCTTAAGAGATCGTTCATATCGCCGTTCCAGGAATCGTTCCCTGAGTACGCGGACATCTCTTTCAAGAGGACCTTTACGGTCGGGGCGAACGGAGGGTCGCTCATCAATTACACAGTGGGATCCATCCGCCCGCAGAACATATCGCAGGAAGGGGTCAACCTGCAATTGGTTGAATCGTTCTCTACCAATCCGACCCCGACATCCGTGATACAGCGCGGATCGGCCAGCGGACTCTTGTGGGAAGGTGGTCAGTTGGTGGGTCAGCAACAAGAGACCATCACTGTCCTGTACCATGTCAGGGAAACAACCAGACAATGGTCCCTGGCATCGACCGATTCAGGGACCGCTTCCCAGATCCCATCTTCCCTCAAGGTGGCCTACCTGGGAGACGAATGGAAGATACAGGCCACCGATCCCAGCATTGTGGCGTTGTCGAAACAGATAAACGGCAACGGGACCAACGTCTATACCATTCTCAAATCGACATATACCTGGGTCACGAACAACATTGCTTATCCCGGCTCTCCGGTCGCCGGCGAACCGAAGACCTCATTGGAGACGCTCCAGACGAAGGTAGGGGATTGCGATGACCAATCCAACCTATTCCTGGGCCTCATACGGGCTGCGGGCGTCCCCGGATGGCTCCAGTTAGGGGCTCTGTACAACCCAGCAACCAACCAGATGGAGGGGCATGCATGGGTGCAGACCTATGTTCCTTATGCCAGCGGGGGAGGTGTCTACGTCAACATCGATCTGGTCAACAAGAACTTCCTCGTATGGAAGTCATCATTCGTATGCGACTACACCGACAACGGAAACGCCGTGGACCTAAGGAACTACTATTACACGTTCTACAGCGTCTATGACCCATTGACCTATCCATCCAGTTCCGGCCCCTCGTTCCAAGATAGCTATGCGGTGCTAAGCTACAGCGAATCACCGAACAGGGTCACCGTCAATCAGCTGGTCGACGGCGGTGGCTGGTCGATGCTGGCGACGGTCAGATCATAACGGACGGAAGCGCCCCGGCCTCGGCTCGTATATGATTCCCTCGTTCAACATGACCGAGGCGATCTTGGCGGGATCCAGGTCGTAACCCTCTTTCACCAGGGCATCCTTCAGATCGTCCAGGCTGAACCCTGTCTCTGAGGACAGTGAATTGGCTAGAATCACCATGCCATCAAAATCGAGCGACTGGTTCCTGGCCTTCTTTCTCTGTTCCTCGGTGGCCTGGCGGGCGAGTATGACGCCATCGTCGTAGTCCTCTATGGATTGCTGCATCCGGGAGCTGGTCCGGCGGACCGCCTCCGCCAGTTCCAGTTCGTTGTCGGTCTGAAAATAGACGCGCAGGCGGTCCACCTCGGAATGGACGCCGCAGCCGGGACATTTTGAGGTTTTTACCGAGAGGTCGACCCCCCGGGCCCGATTGCATCTCGGGCAGATGATCACTCCGAACATCAGTACTCTACAAAGACCAACGAGCCGAGGCAGGTGCCATAGTGGTCCATGGGGATGGAGAGCTCCTCAACGGCATAACGTATCGGCTTCAGCTCAATGTCCCTGAGGTTGGCCATCTCGTTCATCTTCCATTCCAGGACTTCTCGCAGCGCCTTCTTGGTGCCATGCATGTGTCCCTCGGCCACGTATCCGCCCTGTCCGTCCTTGCGGAAGGCATAGGCGATACCGGCAGAGATCATCTCTCCCTCTCCGCCCCTCATCTGGGCCAGGACGCAATGTGTGATGGACCCCATAGGAAGGTCCCGCGGGGCGACCTGCTTGGCGCCTACTGGCAGGACCGATGACACGGAAACCAGGTTAAGCTCGCCAATCTTTGCCTCTTTCAAAGCCTGGTCGAAAGCATTGAGGTCCGAGACCTTGGAGACGGCGCAGCCTGAAGTGACAAAGAATTTCTTTGGCAGTAAGTTCATATTCCGATGTAAATTTATTATGGAATTTAAGCGTTTGCATATATGTACGGTTGTGCTATTTCAGCTCCAGAAGGTGAAGTTCCCGCTCCAAAAGTCGGACATCCTTCTGATTGAGCGTCTCGGTCGATAATGGCAACAGCAGCATGCCTTCGTTCATTGCGATATTGTCATTGATCAATTGTATGAACTTGAGGATCTTCGGGAAATTGTTCTGACTTATGAGGTATTCCACTCCAGAGATGAGCACGATCGGCCGGACGGACGTTCCCAGGAAGTTCTTGATCTCTGAATAGATCAAGGGGACATTGGTCGGTTCACGGCCGTACTTGTTCTGGATCTCGTAGGAAAGCCAGAGGTAGGGAACCCGGTCCAGGCCCCATCTCTTTTGGACCTTTTCAGGGTACTCCCTGGCCACTATCATTCCTTTGTATCCTTCAGATATCTGGTCCTGGAAGATCTCATAGGCGATGGCCGGGTCTGCCACTTCCAATAGATACGAATTTCCCGGCTGCAAGACATATTTTTGGTCGCCTGTAGAACGCTTTGTCACTGTCTCTGGCACGTCGTAGGCGACCCCTGGTGTCAGGACATGCACGCATCTTTCCGCTCCTTCCGAAATGCAGGACACCTCGGTCGATTCGAATCTTCTTCCGAGCAGCGACGAGACCACCCCGGTCAGATACCCTCGGGTGAAATCGCACCGGCGGCCAGATCCTGCCTCCAGGGATTCCTGGAACGTAACCATGATCTGATGATCGGTGACAATGTCGACGTGGATCCGGCTCAGGCCGGTCTCCGACCATATCTGGGCCAGCATGTCCTTGGCCTGATCCAGGTCATTGCATTTTATGTCCAGGGTCTTGAGCAGTCCGACCCCGGCCCGGTAACCGTAGCGCTCCATGGTCGCCGCTGATGATGTGCCTTCCATCAGCTCCAACTCTTCCCGCAGGTCCCTCAGGGCCGAAGCGGGCATCACGAAGAACGGTCTCGTTTCCTGGGCCATATCAGCCGCCCACCATCAGTTTGCCGAGCTGAAGGAACGCTTCCTCCACGCCCTCCCCGGTCTTTGCGCTAGTTCTCCTGAAATCCCGGCCTATGACCGCCGAGAGCGACCTGAGCGAGTCCTCGGTGGCTTGGGGGATTAGATCGCACTTGTTAACTAGCGGTATCACCGGGACCTTTCCCGCCACCCGGGAGAATTCCTGAAACCAGGAGTTCAGACTTTCGACGGTATCCTGTCTGGTGTTGTCGCACACCATGAAGGCACCGTTCGCGCCGGAGAAATAGGCAGAGTGCATGGAGGCACCGCCCTTCTGACCCAGTATGTCCCAGATCATGATGGTGAGCTCGACATCTCCCAGGGTTATGACCTTCTTCGACACCTTTGCGCCGAAGGTCGATATGTAATCATCACCGAAAACATCAAGAACGTAACGCCTTACAAGACTGGTCTTCCCGACCGCACCGTCCCCTATCAAGCAGACCTTCCGTATGAATTGCTTCTTTTCCATGGTCCAGTGTTTGTTATTTGCAGTGCTCTATTAAAGGGTTCTCCGATGACATCGAAGAATGATAATCAGGACCTATCGAACACTGACAAGTTTGTGATGGACAGACTATCCATACAGATATGATTCCTCACCCGGCTTCTTGGTCTGTTTCATGCTCTCCATGGCGCTCTTCATCTCCCTCTCGATGGCCTCAGCCTCCATCCTCAGGGGTTGCGGGTCGAGCTTGATCTCAGGAAGCATCTCACCGATGATCTCGAGGAGCCTCGCTGCCCCCCTGGCATCTGGCATGTCCGCCTTGGCCGGCCCGAGCAGGCACATCACATCGATGCTCAGCCGGTCCCCTTCGGAGAGCAGGACACCTGATATGCCAGACACCATCCCTTCTCGCATTTCCGATATCCGGTACGTTTTGAGCATGTTCTTCATCCTCCCGGTCGTTCCGACGCCGAAGGTCCGGGTCTCCTGGAGGTTGTCAGAGGTGTTGACGCCCTCTAAGGTAAGGATGGTGTCTATCCCCTTCTTTTGGCACCATTCCAGGATGACCTCGCTCAGTCTCTTGATCAGGTCGGGCCTGGGCATGAACTCTGAAAGGATGACCACGATCTGCTCGCACTTCTCCCCTTCACCGTCGCATATGCGTTTGCCGGCATAGATGCGTACGGGCGGGGACGGGATCCCGTCATGGAGGATGGTGTATGGCGGAAAATCCTTGGAGATGATGGTGGCGATCCGTTCCAGCTTCATCGTTCTGACGATATAGTTGGCAGCGATGGAGCTCACCAAGCCTACGCTCGGGAACCCTATCACCGCCATGGAATTGGTGATCTGCGCGTCCTTGTACTCATGGAGGAACATGTCTTCGTCCATTTACATCTACCCGATCGAAATCATTGGACCTCAACCGTATTAATGGTTGGTGGACCCCGATTCTCTGGGGTGAATCGCCGGCAAAGAGATTTACGTCAAGCATGCATTAGGATTTCGTGGCCCAAGACAGCTTGAACATCACTCACACTCCGGGCGGCATCCCGGTAATCGTCGAGCGCCTACCGTACTTCCGTTCCGTGGCGCTTTCGGTCAACGTCAGTGTCGGCTCCCGGGACGAGCCCCAGGACCATTGCGGAATCGCCCACCTGCTGGAGCATCTCATGTTCAAGGGGACCAGCGAGCGCAGCACCAAGGAGATCTCTGAGATCATCGAGGGGGCCGGCGGCGAGCTGAACGGATACACGACCAAGGAGCTTACCTCCTTTCACGTCTTCTCATTGGACGAGACCGCCGAGACCGCTCAGAACATCCTCTCCGACATGATCGTGAACCCGCTCATCGACGAGGAGCATGTCGAACTGGAAAGGAGCGTCGTCACCCAGGAGATCAACATGATGGTCGATGAGCCCGAGGACTATTCCCGGGTCCTGCTGGACCAGACGATCTGGAAGGGACACCCGATGGCCACTCCGGAATCCGGCCTGGTGGAGAGCGTCAAAGGCATCGAGACCCCCGACCTGCGTGGATTCTACACCGACAACTATCTCCCCCCAAACCTGACCGTGGTGGCATGCGGTCATGTGGACCGGAAGAAGGTCCTGAGATGGGCCACTGAAAGCTTCGACCATCTGCCCCGGGCGAAGAAGGCGCCGGAACGTGTGCCTCCCCTTACGCATTCATCCATCAACGTTTTCCCAAGGGAAGGGGACCAGGCCTATGTGGAGATGGGATTTCCCGGTGTGGATGCGAGGGACCCGGACCGGCAGGCAGTATGGCTGGCCTGCGGCGTTCTGGGGGCCGGGACCAGCTCCCGCCTGTACCAACGCATACGGGAGGACGAAGGGATGGTATACACCATATACACCTTTCCGCAACTGTTCAGCGATTGCGGTCTGATCGAGACCCATTTCTCGACCGAGTCGGATAAGGCCGAGACGGTCATCAAGCACATAGCCGAGGAGCTGAAACGGTTGAAGGACGAAGGCTTGGTGCAGGGAGAGCTGGAAAGGGCCAAGCGCTGGGTCAAGGGAACTCTGGTCAGGAAGCTGGAGAACACCGAATCACGCATGTACTGGCTCGGAGAACATTACATGATGACCGGCGAAGTGGTGCCTCTGGGTAAGATGCTGGAGGATTTCGACAAGGTGACCGAGGACGATGTGGTCCGGGTCGCCAACGAGCTGTTCAAGCGGAACAAGCTCTGTGTCGTTTTGCATGCCCCGGACAGCCAGGGAAAAAAGATCGCCAAGAACATAAAGACACTGGACTTCTAACAGCCATTTACATCTTCAACTCCGGAACAGATACGGGACTCGACATGAAGGATAAAAGATAACGGCAGGTGTTGGCAGGTCAATTCTTGGCCGGAAGCATACCCTTATTTATTCGTCCCTCTCAATTGTTTCTAGAGGTTTACCATGGAATCAACAATTATGGCCCTACCGATATTACCAGGGAAAATAGACGCAGTAAAGGCTATGTTCAAGACCATAAGGGACGAGAAATGGAAAGACAACGAAAGGGTCGATAAGATGGCAGGTGTCGAGAAGGAACAGGACTTCGTCCAAACAACACCGATGGGCGACATGCTGTACATGTATATCGAATCCAAAGATATTCAGAAGACCTTAGCTGCGTTTGCCGCATCAAAGGATCCCTACATCCTCTGGTTCACTGAGGAGATAATGAAAAACACTGGTATAGACCTATCCAAGCCGCCTACCGTAGCACCGCCTGAGAACGTACTTTCCTACCACAGGTCTTTGCTCTGAGTGAATTCAGAAGGTAAGGCTTCTGTGATAACGATCTTCTGAATCCTTTCCTTATTCTTTTATGACAAGATCATGCCTGAAGGAACGATATTCATTGCCAGATGTGTTCCTGTTCACCATCGCATAAGAAGTGATGACGGCGTTTCTCTACGCCCACCCGGTTGTGCTATTGCTCTTGGCATGCTCCAGTCCAATTGACCTCACGGACTGCTCGATGGCAATAAACATCAAGACCCGGACGTTTAGGCCCGGTGCTTTCCCTCGATCAGATCGAGGACTGTCTGGACGGCCTCGGGCAGAGACTCTTCGACTTCCGGGGTCATGGTGTCTCCCACTGTCCAGACGTCGTTAACCTCGACCGCCACGAAGAATATCTCTCTTGGCATCCTTTCCGGCTCCAGCTTTCGTCCGAGTTCCAAAGCGGTCCCCACGTTAACCTCGTGCGGATTGGTGCCGTGGATCGTGGCGTGGAATGATTCCTCGCCCAGGACCATGACGGTTCCTGGGGCGTAGTTGGTGGTCACGATGGCATCGACCACGATGACAAGCTGATAGTCAAGCATCATCTCGATGAGGTCGAGGCCACTGGTGCTGGCCTCCTCCAAGTCGACATCCTTCAGGGCCATTGTCCTCAGCTGGTCGACTATGCGGAAACCGATGGCGTCGTCGGTCACGATCGGGCTTCCTATGCCCAGTACTAGCGTCCTTGACTTCATGTGCCGAATCTGATGGCCGGTACGCATAAAAATTTTCCCTATTCCCATCGGTCACATTTATCCATGCCGTACCTGATACACCAATGTGAAGCTGGAGCCCAAGGTAGCATTGGAGGTCAACGGAGTCGACCTGACCTCCCATCAGCTCGAGGTCATCGCAGCCATATATCGTCATGGCAGCCAGCGTTCGGCCGCCCGGAGCCTGGGCATCGCCACCCCGGTGCTGAACCGGTATGTCAGGCAGATCGAGGCCAAGACGAAGCTGAAGCTTGCGGAAGGTACCGCATCCGGTACTGTGCTTACTGCAGATGGGGAAAGGATCGCCAAGGAATACGAAGCCCTCCGTGTCCGCATGTCCAAGTCGCCGGTCTTAGTGGTGGGATGCACCATCATAACCGAGGACCTCCTGCTATCATCTCTTTCTAAGGTGGACCCGGAAGGGAAATTCGACCTGATCATATCCGATGACCTGAGAAACCTCAAGGACTTCCGAGCCGGAATGATGGACCTGGTAGTGCTGGACGATCCGCTCTATGCTTTCGACGAGAGCGAGGCATTGTTCGACGAGATCGGTTTCGATCGGCTCCTCCATGTCGATCGCGGGACCACCTATCTTCGCTTCCTGTACGGTGCCCAGCGTATTGGCTTCAAGCATCTGGAGGTAACCGGAAAGACCTACCGGGTGGAAAGGACGGAACGTTCATTGACCTCGTTGATGAACTCCAACATGAGCTTCTTTGTGAACGAGAGCTTGGCGGCCAGAAAGGGTCTTAAGATCAGGAGCGACACGGACCCGAGGCTGCTCAAGCATGAGATAATGGTGCTTTATCATGAGGAAAGGCCGGACATCGCATCATTGCTGCTGGAACTGAAGAAACAACGGGTTCTCTGACGGTCAGTGTATAACCTATTTAGGTTACACGTGCAGGATTTTTCATTCATGTTTATATACATCGGCAAGAATCCGGATGTAAGGTAATTTCCATGTCCAACATAAAAGAGCCGGACCCGGTATTCACCAAGGCGATAATAGACGCTGGCGGAAAGACCCTGGATCTCTGCTACCAATGCGGCACCTGCACGGCCAGCTGCCCATCGGGAAGGAGGACCGGGTTCAGGACCAGGCAATTGATTCGGAAGGCCCAATTGGGACTGAAGGACGACATTCTGCCCACCGAGGATCTGTGGCTGTGCACCACATGCTACTCTTGCGTCGAGAGATGCCCGAGGGAAGTGGAGATCACTGACATCATTACCATCATGAGGAACATGGCCGTGAAGAAGGGCTACATGGCCGACCAGCACAAGAAGATCGGCGCGTCCATGATGAAGACGGCGACCACCGTGCCGCTTTCGCCGGAGAACAGCGCCCTT harbors:
- a CDS encoding transglutaminase-like domain-containing protein produces the protein MEQTGPNPNQQTYAQQYDQTYGPPPPPQPGPSQLPPPRRRNRGALKAGVVLVIVIVIAVILIMPSTQDFLKRSFISPFQESFPEYADISFKRTFTVGANGGSLINYTVGSIRPQNISQEGVNLQLVESFSTNPTPTSVIQRGSASGLLWEGGQLVGQQQETITVLYHVRETTRQWSLASTDSGTASQIPSSLKVAYLGDEWKIQATDPSIVALSKQINGNGTNVYTILKSTYTWVTNNIAYPGSPVAGEPKTSLETLQTKVGDCDDQSNLFLGLIRAAGVPGWLQLGALYNPATNQMEGHAWVQTYVPYASGGGVYVNIDLVNKNFLVWKSSFVCDYTDNGNAVDLRNYYYTFYSVYDPLTYPSSSGPSFQDSYAVLSYSESPNRVTVNQLVDGGGWSMLATVRS
- a CDS encoding pyruvoyl-dependent arginine decarboxylase, with amino-acid sequence MNLLPKKFFVTSGCAVSKVSDLNAFDQALKEAKIGELNLVSVSSVLPVGAKQVAPRDLPMGSITHCVLAQMRGGEGEMISAGIAYAFRKDGQGGYVAEGHMHGTKKALREVLEWKMNEMANLRDIELKPIRYAVEELSIPMDHYGTCLGSLVFVEY
- a CDS encoding DUF835 domain-containing protein, producing the protein MAQETRPFFVMPASALRDLREELELMEGTSSAATMERYGYRAGVGLLKTLDIKCNDLDQAKDMLAQIWSETGLSRIHVDIVTDHQIMVTFQESLEAGSGRRCDFTRGYLTGVVSSLLGRRFESTEVSCISEGAERCVHVLTPGVAYDVPETVTKRSTGDQKYVLQPGNSYLLEVADPAIAYEIFQDQISEGYKGMIVAREYPEKVQKRWGLDRVPYLWLSYEIQNKYGREPTNVPLIYSEIKNFLGTSVRPIVLISGVEYLISQNNFPKILKFIQLINDNIAMNEGMLLLPLSTETLNQKDVRLLERELHLLELK
- a CDS encoding Rab family GTPase, translating into MEKKQFIRKVCLIGDGAVGKTSLVRRYVLDVFGDDYISTFGAKVSKKVITLGDVELTIMIWDILGQKGGASMHSAYFSGANGAFMVCDNTRQDTVESLNSWFQEFSRVAGKVPVIPLVNKCDLIPQATEDSLRSLSAVIGRDFRRTSAKTGEGVEEAFLQLGKLMVGG
- a CDS encoding PAC2 family protein is translated as MDEDMFLHEYKDAQITNSMAVIGFPSVGLVSSIAANYIVRTMKLERIATIISKDFPPYTILHDGIPSPPVRIYAGKRICDGEGEKCEQIVVILSEFMPRPDLIKRLSEVILEWCQKKGIDTILTLEGVNTSDNLQETRTFGVGTTGRMKNMLKTYRISEMREGMVSGISGVLLSEGDRLSIDVMCLLGPAKADMPDARGAARLLEIIGEMLPEIKLDPQPLRMEAEAIEREMKSAMESMKQTKKPGEESYLYG
- a CDS encoding pitrilysin family protein, producing the protein MAQDSLNITHTPGGIPVIVERLPYFRSVALSVNVSVGSRDEPQDHCGIAHLLEHLMFKGTSERSTKEISEIIEGAGGELNGYTTKELTSFHVFSLDETAETAQNILSDMIVNPLIDEEHVELERSVVTQEINMMVDEPEDYSRVLLDQTIWKGHPMATPESGLVESVKGIETPDLRGFYTDNYLPPNLTVVACGHVDRKKVLRWATESFDHLPRAKKAPERVPPLTHSSINVFPREGDQAYVEMGFPGVDARDPDRQAVWLACGVLGAGTSSRLYQRIREDEGMVYTIYTFPQLFSDCGLIETHFSTESDKAETVIKHIAEELKRLKDEGLVQGELERAKRWVKGTLVRKLENTESRMYWLGEHYMMTGEVVPLGKMLEDFDKVTEDDVVRVANELFKRNKLCVVLHAPDSQGKKIAKNIKTLDF
- a CDS encoding hydrogenase maturation protease translates to MKSRTLVLGIGSPIVTDDAIGFRIVDQLRTMALKDVDLEEASTSGLDLIEMMLDYQLVIVVDAIVTTNYAPGTVMVLGEESFHATIHGTNPHEVNVGTALELGRKLEPERMPREIFFVAVEVNDVWTVGDTMTPEVEESLPEAVQTVLDLIEGKHRA
- a CDS encoding LysR family transcriptional regulator produces the protein MKLEPKVALEVNGVDLTSHQLEVIAAIYRHGSQRSAARSLGIATPVLNRYVRQIEAKTKLKLAEGTASGTVLTADGERIAKEYEALRVRMSKSPVLVVGCTIITEDLLLSSLSKVDPEGKFDLIISDDLRNLKDFRAGMMDLVVLDDPLYAFDESEALFDEIGFDRLLHVDRGTTYLRFLYGAQRIGFKHLEVTGKTYRVERTERSLTSLMNSNMSFFVNESLAARKGLKIRSDTDPRLLKHEIMVLYHEERPDIASLLLELKKQRVL
- the hdrC gene encoding CoB--CoM heterodisulfide reductase subunit C encodes the protein MSNIKEPDPVFTKAIIDAGGKTLDLCYQCGTCTASCPSGRRTGFRTRQLIRKAQLGLKDDILPTEDLWLCTTCYSCVERCPREVEITDIITIMRNMAVKKGYMADQHKKIGASMMKTATTVPLSPENSALREKMGLPAVPPMAISDPKALEDFRTIMRKTGFDKLIGGA